Sequence from the Saccopteryx bilineata isolate mSacBil1 chromosome 6, mSacBil1_pri_phased_curated, whole genome shotgun sequence genome:
TGGTCCATCCAGACCTGGACAGGGTAAGGCAGCCTCACTTGGCTCAAGAGTGACAGGATTAGCCTAGTAAATGGTTAGCTACTGTTCTTGTCAATCACGTAGGGGGTAGGGGTTTCTCTTTATGTCTGGGGTTCTCCCGTTTCAGGCACTCATTGGATTAGTGATGATAGAGGACTTCTGTGGTGTGGTCAGTGTCAGAAAGAAGCTGGGCAGAATATTAATCCTTCAGAATCAGAGGGATGACTGGCAGCTGAATTCTTGAGTGTGGCTTAGGGGGTAGTGTGGACACCAGTCCCTGGCTGTTCAGGGCATGCATGGATATTAGGGGCTCCATAGGTGACCCCGACTCTGCTCTAAGCTGTATCCCTTCCTTTTTCTGGGTGAAACTTCTGTGTTCAGCTACATAGGAAAGGAATGAGGGCCTCAGGGCATAAAGCCCTAAGTGATTCTGGGCATGGGGGGTCCTGGGTTCTTTGACCTGCAAACTCTGGGCCCTAAGCACAGGACCTTTGACAGGAGACAGAAGAAATCCTGGCTGATGTGCTCAAGGTGGAAGTCTTCAGACAGACGGTGGCTGACCAGGTGTTAGTAGGAAGCTACTGTGTCTTCAGCAATCAGGGAGGGCTGGTACACCCCAAGACTTCAATTGAGGACCAGGATGAGCTATCTTCTCTTCTTCAGGTGCCCCTTGTGGTAAGCATTCTTGTTCTCTGACTCCTGTCTCCTGTGGAAGCAGAGCCCTTTGTCCTGGGTTATTAGGGTTATTACCCATCACAGTTTGGGACTGGGGCTGCAGGCCAGGGAGCAGGGTTTGGGAAGAGTCTTCATCAGGGATGGGAGAGACTGTATTTGTTGATGCCATGATATATATTGAGCTGTCGCTTGGCAGGCAGGCACTGTGAACCGAGGCAGCGAGGTAATCGCTGCTGGGATGGTGGTGAACGACTGGTGTGCCTTCTGTGGTCTGGACACAACCAGCACAGAGCTTTCAGTGCTGGAAAGTGTCTTCAAGCTGAACGAAGCCCAGCCTAGCACCATTGCTACCAGCATGCGGGATTCCCTCATCGATAGGTATCTgggcctcttttcctttttagggTAGGGGAAGGGGATGCCACCGATAATGGGAGCCACACATTTTGTACTGGGAGGTTCTTGCGTGCGTGGGCACAGCGAGCAAATGTTGCCTGAGTATCTATCTGCTCATCTCTGTCTTTGAGGACCTGGTTCAGTGTCTCTTCTCTCTGGGCAAAGTTCCTCTCTGATCTGTCTTACTTTGTCACTTACCACATGCTTTTGTACTTTGTATCTGCCTGGTGTTGGTGTCCCCAGGCAGCAGACTGAGACAGAAAAGAGCTGATTACTGAGGCAAGGAGGGGAGCTGCTCTTAGGAACTGGGGAGACCTTGGCTGCCTAACAGGCTTGGGTGTGGGGATTGCATCAAAATCACAATCATCTTgatatttgtgggtttttttaaagtggGTTCTTGGGCTCTAACCCTGGAGATTCGGGAGTGTGAGGCTCTAGTCTCCTTCCTTGGAAGAGCAGCAGGTGCTGAACATTCGGCTGCCTCCTCCCTCATTCCCCACTGAGGATCCTTTGCAAGGCATGCCACACCCAACTAGCATAGGCGTCTTGGTGAGGACAGAAACGGCAAACTAGAGCAAGTGCCTAATAATAGACTTCCTACTGACGGCTGGCAatatttcccttcatttttccttcttcattcattcattcacctgaTGTTCATTGAGCCCTACCAACAAGGCTCCATGTGGGATAGTCAGGCATTTAGCGCTACTCCTGCCTCCAAGGGGCTCACAGTGTAGCAGGTGAAAAAAGTTGTAGTGGCCACATGTAACTCTTAGCTACCCTCAAAGAAGACATGAAAGGTGCCTTAAGTGGCTTGAGAAGCTCTGGGGAGACAGTTTCTGGAATCCAGGAAGGTTTCATGGAGCACAGTTGTTTAGTCGGGGCTACAAGGAGTGAATAGGCAACTGAATAGGCATAGATAGATGGGGAAGCACATCAGACGCAGAGATGGAGAAGTGTGGAGGATGTGAGGGGATTATTCCCAGAGTGTTGAGGACTCTGAATGCTCATGTCaggaagtttattattttttttaattacagttgatattcaatattatattagtttcaagtatacagcatagtactcagacatttatataacattcgaAGTGATCCCCCCTTGAGTCTAGTACTCACCTGACACCATACGTAGTTACTAcaaaattattaactatattccctatattgTACTCTACAGCCCCATGACTgtttagtaactttttaatttgtactttttaatcctttctactttttcacccagcctcccaacaCCCCTCCCCCATGTCAAGAAGTTTTGAGTATAGACCTGTGGTTTTGACCTTTGGTCTATCCTGGATGCTTGTTGACATAGATTCCTGGCATGATTCCCTCGTTCTGGAGTGGGGGCCCAGTCGTGTGTGGTTATTTTAATAAGCTCCCCTGTGTGATTGTGATAGGGCTGTTTGGAGACCACGCTGACAAACTGTTGTCAGCACTGGAGAGCAGTGGGGAGGGTCTGGACAGGAAAGCGGTACCAGTGGTTTTGTCATTTGTTGAGCACCCTTTGTGTGCCAGACAATAGTgacctaatgaataaaatatactcTGCCAACCCTTTTGGGACATAGACTCTTATTAAAAAAGACATAacgaaagaacaaaacaaaacaaaaaatctcttAGCAACCTAAGAACAGAAATTTCTGTAAGCTGATAATTGGCACCTACTGAAAAGCTTTAGCAAATGTTGCAAATGTTCCCTCTCTGAGCCCCTTGCTCCTTTCTTTCATGTCTTTGACTTCACCTCTGATGATCCAATTTAAGACCAGCAACAGTTTGGATAAATTGTTGACCCACCTGAGTAGGGAAGGAGTTACTTTAGTTTTTAAGCTATTGAGAGTTCTAGACTGGACTGTAACTCACGGGATCAGTGGGACCTGGAAGGAGCATTGAGTCTGGCTCTTCAGGGCTGAGCTGGAACAAAGGGCCTGGGGTAAGGGTGGAGGCTACTAGCACTTTGACAATGGAGGGTGAGGTGTGCCCGGTGAATCACCTTCTGAtgttgtttcttcctctctctctagccTTACCTGAATCACCTGTCATGCTGTTTGGGCTCCTGATTCTGAACCTTTGCTCCCTGTCAGAATCCCACCCATCTGTCCCTGATGTTGGCAGGGAGGTGGCAGAGAGCTCATTGGTATCGAGTGGCGGGATGCCCAACCCTTCTTCACCTGTGCCCATCTGAATTTATAGTTACTGCAAGAATCTGCCGTGTGTTGGCTGTCAGGCCCTGTGGCACCTGGCTGAGAGCTCTGTTGTCCTTTGCCACCCAATTAAAGGCAGCTGCTTCTCTTCATTCTGAATGTGTTGTTTGATAGCTTAAGCCTGCACCCAGCTCCCACCATTGTTTCATGGGAAGGTGGGATAGGCTgcgcacacgcgcacacgcacacacgcacacacacataccagtTACACACTCGCCCATCTCACACTGTAGTTCTCACATTTTCCACGCAACTTCAGCCTCATACTTTGGGCTTCAATGAGAATCTGTTTTAATTCTCCCCTGGGCTGGTGTGAGGACCCTGGGATGGGGGTCTCTGGGGTACCGTGCTATAGGGCAGTTTTGCTCTCCTTGACCCAATGTAGCCGGAGATGAATGGCCTGACTGCCCGGGACCCTGGACAGCCTCATCAACCTCAGCAGGACCCTACCTAG
This genomic interval carries:
- the EIF6 gene encoding eukaryotic translation initiation factor 6, producing the protein MAVRASFENNSEIGCFAKLTNSYCLVAIGGSENFYSVFEGELAETIPVVHASIAGCRIIGRMCVGNRHGLLVPNNTTDQELQHIRNCLPDSVQIRRVEERLSALGNVTTCNDYVALVHPDLDRETEEILADVLKVEVFRQTVADQVLVGSYCVFSNQGGLVHPKTSIEDQDELSSLLQVPLVAGTVNRGSEVIAAGMVVNDWCAFCGLDTTSTELSVLESVFKLNEAQPSTIATSMRDSLIDSLT